From Harpia harpyja isolate bHarHar1 chromosome 19, bHarHar1 primary haplotype, whole genome shotgun sequence, one genomic window encodes:
- the NIBAN2 gene encoding protein Niban 2 isoform X2 yields the protein MGDVVSTHLDEGRRQHIAEKTGKVLGEFCRCYKEQYGVALFNSVRYEIEGNGGPQAQLLHRKVPLEDHVIYSGNLFQYIEENKKWRNRFCVVPHNYGLVLYENKLAYERDLSPRVLVNSAGYKILTSVDQYLELVNNSLPGVTPKSGQSPILKCPTDFPLILWHPYARHYYFCVMTGKEQEKWRAVFQDCVRHCNNGISEDSKVEAPAFTDAVRMYRQSKEQYGTWDMLCGNETQVLSNLVMEELLPELRTTIGPRLKGKAQERQRTWIQISDAVYRMVYEQTKAQYDAATAKCEQERPQMESTIRTDMDQIITSKEHLASKIRAFVLPKAEICVRNHVQPYISSILEALMTPTSQGFAEVREVFFKEVTDMNMNIVNEGGLEKLVEYMEKLSHLAFHPVKMQSCYEKMDQLKLEGLQQRFDVSSTSVFKQRAQIHMRQQMDDAVYTFETLLHQELGKLQGKDDLCKSIQRILERVLKKYDYDSSTVRKKFFREALLQITIPFLLKKLAPTCKGELAKFQELIFEDFASFILVENTYEEVVLQSVMKDIMQAVKEAAVQRKHNLYRDSMVMHNSDPNLHLLGEGIPIDWGEEYSGQPEAEPDTDKRRRAKQVVSVIQDDEGVLPYEVGAEALLEPGSPEPREPDPGAPPSSPDGVEEIREALAKESLGDGVEAEEQLMNGTDATRKSGATEEVAVAAGSVPGDVPPQGPASEGDGVHRATPASPMPGAEVPSGAGVQHAAPASSMPASPVPGADVLSESRVQHAAPASPRPGADVPSEAKVPHDTPASPAPGAETSSPSAGTACHQPSDKETGEEVAPPGGECSPPQPMSTTESGEGVQTEF from the exons AGAAGACGGGGAAGGTGCTGGGGGAGTTTTGCCGGTGCTACAAGGAGCAGTATGGCGTAGCGCTCTTCAACAGTGTCCGCTATGAGATCGAAGGCAACGGAGGGCCGCAGGCCCAGCTGCTCCACCGCAAG GTCCCACTGGAGGACCATGTCATCTACtcgggcaacctcttccagtacATCGAGGAGAACAAGAAGTGGAGGAACCGCTTCTGTGTGGTCCCGCACAACTACGGCTTGGTCCTCTATGAGAACAAACTG GCCTATGAGCGGGACCTGTCACCCCGCGTGCTGGTCAACAGCGCTGGCTACAAGATCCTCACCTCTGTGGACCAGTACCTGGAGCTGGTGAACAACAGCCTGCCTG GTGTGACACCCAAATCAGGGCAGTCCCCCATCTTGAAGTGCCCCACGGATTTCCCCCTCATCCTCTGGCACCCCTACGCCCGGCACTATTACTTCTGCGTGATGACGGGCAAGGAGCAGGAGAAGTGGCGGGCAGTTTTCCAGGACTGTGTACGGCACTGCAACAATG ggatCTCCGAGGACTCCAAAGTGGAGGCTCCAGCCTTCACGGATGCCGTCCGCATGTACCGCCAGTCGAAGGAGCAGTACGGCACCTGGGACATGCTGTGTGGCAACGAAACCCAG gtcctgagcaacctggtgaTGGAGGAGCTGCTCCCCGAGCTGAGGACCACCATCGGCCCCCGGCTGAAGGGCAAGGCCCAGGAGCGCCAGCGGACCTGGATCcag ATCTCGGATGCCGTCTATAGGATGGTCTATGAGCAGACCAAGGCCCAGTACGATGCAGCAACGGCCAAGTGCGAACAGGAGCGGCCACAGATGGAGAGCACCATCCGCACGGACATGGACCAGATCATCACTTCAAAGGAGCACTTGGCCAGCAAGATCCGAG CGTTCGTCCTCCCCAAAGCAGAGATCTGCGTCCGTAACCATGTCCAGCCCTACATCTCCTCCATCCTGGAGGCCCTGATGACCCCCACAAGCCAGGGCTTTGCTGAGGTGCGGGAGGTGTTCTTCAAGGAGGTGACGGACATGAACATGAACATCGTCAACGAAGGTGgcctggagaagctggtggag TACATGGAGAAGCTTTCCCACCTGGCCTTCCACCCCGTCAAGATGCAGTCATGCTATGAGAAGATGGACCAGCTGAAATTGGAGGGCCTTCAGCAGCGGTTTGATGTCTCCAGCACGTCCGTCTTCAAGCAGAGGGCCCAGATCCACATGAGACAG CAAATGGACGACGCCGTGTACACGTTTGAGACGCTGCTCCATCAggagctggggaagctgcagGGCAAAGATGACTTGTGCAAGTCCATCCAGCGCATCCTCGAGAGGGTGCTCAAG AAATACGACTACGACAGCAGCACCGTGCGGAAGAAGTTCTTCAGGGAGGCCCTGCTGCAGATCACCATCCCCTTCCTGCTGAAAAAGCTGGCGCCGACCTGCAAGGGG GAATTAGCCAAGTTTCAGGAGTTGATCTTCGAGGACTTTGCCAGCTTCATCCTGGTGGAGAACACTTACGAGGAGGTCGTGCTACAGTCGGTGATGAAAGACATCATGCAAG CTGTGAAGGAAGCAGCCGTGCAGCGGAAGCACAACCTGTACCGTGACAGCATGGTCATGCACAACAGCGATCCCAACCTGCACCTCCTGGGCGAGGGCATCCCCATCGACTGGGGTGAGGAGTACAGCGGGCAGCCCGAGGCCGAGCCAGACACCGACAAGCGCCGCAGGGCCAAGCAAGTGGTGTCGGTGATCCAAGACGACGAGGGGGTCCTGCCCTACGAAGTGGGCGCCGAGGCACTGCTGGAGCCCGGCTCCCCAGAGCCACGGGAGCCAGACCCTGGGGCACCGCCGAGCTCCCCGGATGGGGTGGAGGAGATCCGGGAGGCGCTGGCGAAGGAGAGCCTCGGGGATGGCGTCGAGGCGGAGGAGCAGCTGATGAATGGTACCGACGCCACGCGGAAGAGCGGTGCCACCGAGGAGGTGGCGGTGGCGGCAGGGTCTGTCCCAGGTGATGTCCCCCCGCAAGGTCCAGCCAGTGAGGGGGACGGGGTGCACCGCGCCACACCGGCGTCTCCTATGCCTGGAGCTGAAGTCCCGTCAGGGGCTGGGGTGCAACATGCCGCACCAGCATCATCCATGCCGGCATCACCCGTGCCCGGAGCTGATGTCCTGTCAGAGTCCAGAGTGCAACACGCCGCACCGGCATCACCCAGACCCGGAGCCGATGTCCCATCTGAGGCCAAGGTGCCCCATGACACGCCAGCATCACCTGCACCCGGGGCCGAGACCTCATCACCGTCTGCCGGGACGGCTTGCCACCAGCCCAGTGACAAGGAGACAGGCGAGGAGGTGGCCCCCCCGGGTGGCGAGTGCAGCCCCCCGCAGCCCATGAGCACGACAGAGAGCGGTGAGGGGGTGCAGACTGAGTTCTAG
- the NIBAN2 gene encoding protein Niban 2 isoform X1, with protein MCCFIFGPLDFVVCFRSSCGRAGHGSASAEKTGKVLGEFCRCYKEQYGVALFNSVRYEIEGNGGPQAQLLHRKVPLEDHVIYSGNLFQYIEENKKWRNRFCVVPHNYGLVLYENKLAYERDLSPRVLVNSAGYKILTSVDQYLELVNNSLPGVTPKSGQSPILKCPTDFPLILWHPYARHYYFCVMTGKEQEKWRAVFQDCVRHCNNGISEDSKVEAPAFTDAVRMYRQSKEQYGTWDMLCGNETQVLSNLVMEELLPELRTTIGPRLKGKAQERQRTWIQISDAVYRMVYEQTKAQYDAATAKCEQERPQMESTIRTDMDQIITSKEHLASKIRAFVLPKAEICVRNHVQPYISSILEALMTPTSQGFAEVREVFFKEVTDMNMNIVNEGGLEKLVEYMEKLSHLAFHPVKMQSCYEKMDQLKLEGLQQRFDVSSTSVFKQRAQIHMRQQMDDAVYTFETLLHQELGKLQGKDDLCKSIQRILERVLKKYDYDSSTVRKKFFREALLQITIPFLLKKLAPTCKGELAKFQELIFEDFASFILVENTYEEVVLQSVMKDIMQAVKEAAVQRKHNLYRDSMVMHNSDPNLHLLGEGIPIDWGEEYSGQPEAEPDTDKRRRAKQVVSVIQDDEGVLPYEVGAEALLEPGSPEPREPDPGAPPSSPDGVEEIREALAKESLGDGVEAEEQLMNGTDATRKSGATEEVAVAAGSVPGDVPPQGPASEGDGVHRATPASPMPGAEVPSGAGVQHAAPASSMPASPVPGADVLSESRVQHAAPASPRPGADVPSEAKVPHDTPASPAPGAETSSPSAGTACHQPSDKETGEEVAPPGGECSPPQPMSTTESGEGVQTEF; from the exons atGTGCTGCTTCATTTTTGGCCCCTTGGATTTTGTGGTCTGCTTTAGATCCTCCTGCGGCCGTGCCGGGCACGGCTCTGCTTCGGCAG AGAAGACGGGGAAGGTGCTGGGGGAGTTTTGCCGGTGCTACAAGGAGCAGTATGGCGTAGCGCTCTTCAACAGTGTCCGCTATGAGATCGAAGGCAACGGAGGGCCGCAGGCCCAGCTGCTCCACCGCAAG GTCCCACTGGAGGACCATGTCATCTACtcgggcaacctcttccagtacATCGAGGAGAACAAGAAGTGGAGGAACCGCTTCTGTGTGGTCCCGCACAACTACGGCTTGGTCCTCTATGAGAACAAACTG GCCTATGAGCGGGACCTGTCACCCCGCGTGCTGGTCAACAGCGCTGGCTACAAGATCCTCACCTCTGTGGACCAGTACCTGGAGCTGGTGAACAACAGCCTGCCTG GTGTGACACCCAAATCAGGGCAGTCCCCCATCTTGAAGTGCCCCACGGATTTCCCCCTCATCCTCTGGCACCCCTACGCCCGGCACTATTACTTCTGCGTGATGACGGGCAAGGAGCAGGAGAAGTGGCGGGCAGTTTTCCAGGACTGTGTACGGCACTGCAACAATG ggatCTCCGAGGACTCCAAAGTGGAGGCTCCAGCCTTCACGGATGCCGTCCGCATGTACCGCCAGTCGAAGGAGCAGTACGGCACCTGGGACATGCTGTGTGGCAACGAAACCCAG gtcctgagcaacctggtgaTGGAGGAGCTGCTCCCCGAGCTGAGGACCACCATCGGCCCCCGGCTGAAGGGCAAGGCCCAGGAGCGCCAGCGGACCTGGATCcag ATCTCGGATGCCGTCTATAGGATGGTCTATGAGCAGACCAAGGCCCAGTACGATGCAGCAACGGCCAAGTGCGAACAGGAGCGGCCACAGATGGAGAGCACCATCCGCACGGACATGGACCAGATCATCACTTCAAAGGAGCACTTGGCCAGCAAGATCCGAG CGTTCGTCCTCCCCAAAGCAGAGATCTGCGTCCGTAACCATGTCCAGCCCTACATCTCCTCCATCCTGGAGGCCCTGATGACCCCCACAAGCCAGGGCTTTGCTGAGGTGCGGGAGGTGTTCTTCAAGGAGGTGACGGACATGAACATGAACATCGTCAACGAAGGTGgcctggagaagctggtggag TACATGGAGAAGCTTTCCCACCTGGCCTTCCACCCCGTCAAGATGCAGTCATGCTATGAGAAGATGGACCAGCTGAAATTGGAGGGCCTTCAGCAGCGGTTTGATGTCTCCAGCACGTCCGTCTTCAAGCAGAGGGCCCAGATCCACATGAGACAG CAAATGGACGACGCCGTGTACACGTTTGAGACGCTGCTCCATCAggagctggggaagctgcagGGCAAAGATGACTTGTGCAAGTCCATCCAGCGCATCCTCGAGAGGGTGCTCAAG AAATACGACTACGACAGCAGCACCGTGCGGAAGAAGTTCTTCAGGGAGGCCCTGCTGCAGATCACCATCCCCTTCCTGCTGAAAAAGCTGGCGCCGACCTGCAAGGGG GAATTAGCCAAGTTTCAGGAGTTGATCTTCGAGGACTTTGCCAGCTTCATCCTGGTGGAGAACACTTACGAGGAGGTCGTGCTACAGTCGGTGATGAAAGACATCATGCAAG CTGTGAAGGAAGCAGCCGTGCAGCGGAAGCACAACCTGTACCGTGACAGCATGGTCATGCACAACAGCGATCCCAACCTGCACCTCCTGGGCGAGGGCATCCCCATCGACTGGGGTGAGGAGTACAGCGGGCAGCCCGAGGCCGAGCCAGACACCGACAAGCGCCGCAGGGCCAAGCAAGTGGTGTCGGTGATCCAAGACGACGAGGGGGTCCTGCCCTACGAAGTGGGCGCCGAGGCACTGCTGGAGCCCGGCTCCCCAGAGCCACGGGAGCCAGACCCTGGGGCACCGCCGAGCTCCCCGGATGGGGTGGAGGAGATCCGGGAGGCGCTGGCGAAGGAGAGCCTCGGGGATGGCGTCGAGGCGGAGGAGCAGCTGATGAATGGTACCGACGCCACGCGGAAGAGCGGTGCCACCGAGGAGGTGGCGGTGGCGGCAGGGTCTGTCCCAGGTGATGTCCCCCCGCAAGGTCCAGCCAGTGAGGGGGACGGGGTGCACCGCGCCACACCGGCGTCTCCTATGCCTGGAGCTGAAGTCCCGTCAGGGGCTGGGGTGCAACATGCCGCACCAGCATCATCCATGCCGGCATCACCCGTGCCCGGAGCTGATGTCCTGTCAGAGTCCAGAGTGCAACACGCCGCACCGGCATCACCCAGACCCGGAGCCGATGTCCCATCTGAGGCCAAGGTGCCCCATGACACGCCAGCATCACCTGCACCCGGGGCCGAGACCTCATCACCGTCTGCCGGGACGGCTTGCCACCAGCCCAGTGACAAGGAGACAGGCGAGGAGGTGGCCCCCCCGGGTGGCGAGTGCAGCCCCCCGCAGCCCATGAGCACGACAGAGAGCGGTGAGGGGGTGCAGACTGAGTTCTAG